In the genome of Carnobacterium viridans, one region contains:
- the carB gene encoding carbamoyl-phosphate synthase large subunit: protein MPKRIDLTKIMVIGSGPIVIGQAAEFDYAGTQACLALKEEGYEVILVNSNPATIMTDKEIADKVYIEPITLEFVSQILRKERPDAIVPTLGGQTGLNMAMELSNSGILEELGIELLGTKLSAIDQAEDRDLFRTLMKELNEPVPESEIVHTVAEALTFAEQIGFPLIVRPAFTMGGTGGGICDNEEELKEIVKNGLKLSPVNQCLVEISIAGYKEIEYEVMRDKNDNAIVVCNMENFDPVGIHTGDSIVFAPTQTLTDKEHQMLRDSSLKIIRALGIEGGCNVQLALDPDSFNYYIIEVNPRVSRSSALASKATGYPIAKLAAKIAVGLTLDEMKNPVTGTTYAEFEPALDYVVAKIPRWPFDKFEQGDRRLGTQMKATGEVMAIGRTIEEALLKAVRSLEIGVSHILLEEASLATDEVLIEKTIKADDDRLFYLAEGIRRGYTIEDLANLTKIDLFFLDKMLHIVELENELKENKYTIDTLSTAKEYGFSDKAIAQLWNTDEREVMELRYENDIVPVYKTVDTCAAEFDSNTPYFYSTYEEENESIVSDKKSVLVLGSGPIRIGQGVEFDYATVHSVKAIQQAGYEAIIMNSNPETVSTDFSISDKLYFEPLTLEDVMHVIRLEQPIGVIVQFGGQTAINLAEPLTKMGITLLGTSVEDLDRAENRNLFEQAMNELQVPQPLGDTATTESEAVVIADRIGYPVLVRPSYVLGGRGMQIVGTQPDLENYMRNAVKASPEHPVLIDRYLVGKEVEVDAICDGESVLIPGIMEHIERSGVHSGDSMAVYPPQSLSKEIQDTIVDYTTRLALGLNCIGMMNVQFVLHDTTVYVIEVNPRASRTVPFLSKVTGIPMAQVATKAILGQSLKEQGYTNGLYKESALIHVKAPVFSFTKLQKVDALLGPEMKSTGEVMGSDTTMEKALYKAFEGSYMHLHDHGTVLFTISDEDKEESLILAKRFYDIGYTIVTTEGTGQFFSEHHLPVQIVAKLQQDSEETVLDLIQGNVIQVVINTMTTGIGVVNDGEIIRKTAIEQGIPLLTSLDTVSAILNVLESRNFMTSPL, encoded by the coding sequence ATGCCTAAACGAATAGACTTAACTAAAATCATGGTTATTGGTTCCGGACCGATCGTTATTGGTCAAGCAGCTGAATTTGATTACGCAGGTACTCAAGCGTGTCTAGCATTAAAAGAAGAAGGTTACGAAGTTATATTGGTCAACTCAAATCCAGCAACCATTATGACGGATAAAGAAATTGCTGACAAAGTGTATATCGAACCCATCACATTAGAATTTGTTTCACAAATCCTGCGTAAGGAACGACCAGATGCCATTGTTCCAACATTAGGTGGTCAAACAGGACTGAATATGGCTATGGAGTTATCCAATTCTGGCATACTAGAAGAGTTGGGCATCGAATTGCTGGGAACAAAATTAAGTGCTATCGATCAAGCCGAAGACAGAGATTTGTTTCGGACATTGATGAAAGAATTGAATGAACCCGTTCCTGAAAGTGAGATTGTTCATACCGTTGCAGAAGCACTGACTTTCGCTGAACAAATCGGCTTCCCCTTAATCGTTCGTCCGGCATTTACAATGGGCGGAACAGGTGGAGGAATTTGTGATAACGAGGAAGAATTGAAAGAAATCGTTAAGAATGGCTTGAAATTATCGCCAGTAAACCAATGTCTAGTTGAGATTAGTATTGCGGGATACAAAGAAATCGAGTACGAAGTGATGCGAGATAAAAATGACAATGCAATCGTTGTCTGCAACATGGAAAACTTTGACCCTGTTGGGATTCATACAGGAGACTCCATCGTATTTGCTCCGACACAGACCTTAACCGATAAAGAGCACCAAATGTTGCGTGACTCCTCATTAAAAATCATTCGTGCTTTAGGTATTGAAGGAGGGTGCAATGTTCAACTAGCACTTGATCCAGATAGTTTTAACTACTACATCATTGAAGTAAATCCACGTGTCAGTCGTTCATCAGCTTTAGCGAGTAAAGCAACAGGCTACCCAATTGCTAAGCTGGCCGCAAAAATCGCTGTTGGTTTAACTCTGGATGAAATGAAAAACCCAGTGACCGGAACAACATATGCTGAATTCGAGCCAGCTTTAGATTACGTTGTCGCAAAAATTCCGCGTTGGCCATTTGATAAGTTCGAACAAGGTGACAGAAGATTAGGCACTCAAATGAAAGCTACAGGAGAGGTCATGGCAATTGGCCGGACAATTGAAGAAGCTTTATTAAAGGCGGTTCGTTCACTCGAAATAGGAGTCTCTCATATCTTGTTGGAAGAAGCTTCGTTAGCAACGGACGAAGTATTGATTGAAAAAACCATCAAAGCTGATGATGATCGCTTATTCTATTTAGCAGAAGGCATACGACGTGGGTACACAATTGAAGACTTGGCCAATTTAACTAAAATTGATTTGTTTTTCTTAGATAAAATGCTTCATATTGTGGAGTTGGAAAATGAACTAAAAGAAAATAAATACACTATTGATACTCTGTCTACAGCAAAAGAGTACGGTTTCTCAGATAAGGCTATCGCACAGTTATGGAATACAGATGAGCGTGAGGTAATGGAGTTGCGCTACGAAAACGACATCGTCCCTGTTTATAAAACAGTCGATACTTGTGCTGCAGAGTTCGATTCCAATACGCCTTATTTTTATAGTACTTATGAAGAAGAAAATGAAAGTATTGTTTCAGATAAAAAATCTGTTTTAGTACTAGGGTCAGGCCCCATTCGAATCGGGCAAGGAGTTGAATTTGATTATGCTACGGTCCATTCTGTTAAAGCCATTCAACAAGCAGGATATGAAGCGATTATCATGAACAGCAATCCAGAAACCGTTTCAACGGACTTCTCCATTTCAGACAAACTCTATTTTGAACCTTTGACACTAGAAGATGTTATGCATGTCATTCGTTTAGAGCAGCCGATAGGAGTTATTGTTCAATTCGGAGGCCAAACAGCTATTAATCTGGCAGAACCTCTAACGAAAATGGGGATTACATTGTTAGGAACGAGTGTAGAAGATTTAGATCGTGCAGAAAACAGAAATCTATTTGAACAAGCAATGAATGAACTACAAGTACCTCAGCCTCTGGGGGATACGGCTACAACCGAAAGTGAAGCAGTAGTCATTGCGGATCGGATTGGATATCCCGTTTTAGTTCGTCCAAGTTACGTTTTAGGCGGTCGAGGTATGCAAATTGTAGGTACTCAGCCAGATTTAGAAAATTATATGCGAAATGCGGTAAAAGCTTCTCCAGAACACCCAGTACTAATCGATCGCTACTTAGTAGGAAAAGAAGTTGAAGTAGATGCTATCTGTGATGGCGAATCTGTTCTTATCCCTGGAATCATGGAACACATCGAACGTTCAGGTGTCCACTCGGGAGATTCGATGGCGGTGTACCCTCCACAGTCCTTATCAAAAGAAATACAAGATACGATTGTGGATTACACCACTCGTTTGGCACTCGGTTTGAATTGTATTGGCATGATGAATGTTCAATTTGTCCTTCATGATACCACTGTTTACGTTATAGAAGTTAACCCTCGGGCAAGTCGGACTGTGCCATTTTTAAGTAAGGTCACAGGGATTCCAATGGCTCAAGTCGCAACTAAAGCTATTTTAGGTCAATCTCTTAAGGAACAAGGCTACACTAATGGGTTATATAAAGAGTCGGCTTTGATTCACGTGAAAGCTCCAGTGTTCTCGTTTACGAAACTGCAAAAAGTAGATGCCTTATTAGGGCCAGAGATGAAATCTACAGGAGAAGTCATGGGAAGTGATACAACGATGGAAAAGGCACTTTATAAGGCCTTTGAAGGAAGCTACATGCATCTGCATGATCACGGAACGGTATTATTTACGATTTCCGATGAAGACAAAGAAGAGTCTTTAATTTTAGCTAAGCGATTTTATGACATTGGCTATACGATTGTGACAACAGAAGGAACAGGACAGTTTTTTTCCGAACACCATCTGCCGGTTCAAATCGTGGCTAAGCTACAGCAAGATTCAGAAGAAACAGTGTTGGACCTCATTCAAGGTAACGTTATTCAAGTAGTGATCAATACGATGACTACCGGAATTGGAGTGGTCAACGATGGGGAAATCATTCGGAAAACAGCCATTGAACAAGGCATTCCCTTGCTGACGTCACTCGATACTGTATCGGCCATTCTTAATGTGCTTGAATCGCGTAATTTTATGACTAGTCCACTATAA
- a CDS encoding dihydroorotate dehydrogenase, which translates to MNRLAVKLPGLDLKNPIMPASGTFGFGDIYLDQYDYTVLGAIVIKSTTVDAREGNANPRYHHLKNGVLNAVGLKNPGVDVIVAEKLPLLAKFDTPVIASVAGTTIEEYIEVTKKLCQSPIVRALEINVSCPNVKEGGLTFGSKPESVYDITKAVKAVSTVPVYIKLTPNVTNIVEIAQAAEKGGADGISMINTLLGMSIDVETKRPILANKTGGLSGPAVKPIAIRMVYQVSRAVSIPIIGMGGISTVDDVLEMFMAGASAVAIGTANYANPMICKELIEALPKRMDELGIESIESLMKEVKERQIDGK; encoded by the coding sequence ATGAATCGCTTAGCAGTAAAACTACCAGGGTTAGATTTGAAAAACCCTATTATGCCGGCCAGTGGAACATTTGGGTTTGGGGACATCTATTTAGATCAATATGATTACACTGTATTAGGAGCCATTGTCATCAAGTCAACGACAGTTGATGCACGAGAAGGAAATGCGAATCCACGTTATCATCACTTGAAAAATGGCGTTTTAAATGCGGTAGGCTTAAAAAATCCAGGAGTGGATGTGATCGTAGCTGAGAAATTACCGCTGTTAGCTAAATTTGATACACCTGTGATTGCGAGTGTGGCCGGTACAACAATTGAAGAATATATTGAAGTTACAAAAAAACTATGTCAATCACCAATCGTTCGTGCACTTGAAATCAATGTATCCTGCCCCAATGTCAAGGAGGGTGGGTTAACATTTGGTTCTAAACCTGAATCAGTATATGACATCACAAAAGCAGTAAAAGCTGTTTCTACGGTTCCGGTTTATATTAAACTGACACCGAATGTAACTAACATTGTTGAAATCGCTCAAGCTGCCGAAAAAGGCGGAGCAGACGGCATCAGCATGATCAATACTTTATTGGGAATGAGCATTGATGTTGAGACAAAAAGACCGATTTTAGCAAATAAAACAGGCGGACTTTCCGGTCCAGCAGTAAAACCAATCGCTATCCGTATGGTGTATCAAGTATCTCGTGCAGTTTCCATTCCAATAATTGGAATGGGCGGTATTTCAACCGTTGATGACGTGCTTGAGATGTTTATGGCTGGTGCTAGCGCAGTTGCAATCGGTACAGCTAATTATGCTAATCCAATGATTTGCAAAGAACTGATTGAAGCGTTGCCTAAACGAATGGATGAACTCGGTATTGAATCGATTGAATCACTAATGAAAGAAGTAAAGGAGAGGCAAATAGATGGAAAGTAG
- the pyrF gene encoding orotidine-5'-phosphate decarboxylase, which translates to MESRPIIALDFSTLSQVTRFLDQFKGESLFVKVGMELFYQNGPEIVTSLKQLDHDVFLDLKLHDIPNTVQRSMKGLAAMGVDMINVHAAGGKNMMEAAIEGLLSGTPTGHQPPKMIAVTQLTSTTQTMMQQDQLIPVSLMESVLHYAKLTQSAGLDGVVCSALEAKSIKEVTGNEFLCVTPGIRLAGSTVGDQKRIATPASARESGSSMIVVGRPITQAEDPVAAYHVIKEQWQGGNKNHD; encoded by the coding sequence ATGGAAAGTAGACCAATCATTGCCTTAGATTTCTCGACTCTGTCTCAAGTAACTCGATTCTTAGACCAGTTTAAGGGTGAATCGTTATTTGTTAAAGTCGGTATGGAACTGTTTTACCAAAATGGTCCTGAAATTGTAACGAGTCTTAAACAATTAGACCATGATGTTTTTTTAGATCTAAAGCTGCACGATATTCCGAATACTGTTCAACGATCAATGAAAGGACTAGCAGCTATGGGTGTTGATATGATCAATGTCCATGCTGCTGGCGGAAAAAATATGATGGAAGCTGCAATAGAGGGTTTACTTTCTGGCACTCCAACAGGGCATCAACCGCCTAAAATGATTGCAGTCACTCAATTAACTTCTACAACACAAACTATGATGCAGCAAGACCAGTTAATTCCTGTATCCTTAATGGAAAGTGTTCTTCATTACGCTAAATTAACTCAGTCAGCTGGCTTAGACGGAGTGGTTTGTTCGGCACTAGAGGCAAAAAGTATCAAGGAAGTTACTGGAAACGAATTTTTATGTGTCACGCCTGGTATCCGTTTAGCTGGATCAACTGTTGGCGATCAAAAACGAATTGCTACGCCAGCGAGTGCTAGAGAAAGTGGTTCATCTATGATCGTTGTTGGCCGTCCTATTACACAAGCAGAGGACCCGGTTGCTGCCTATCATGTGATTAAAGAACAATGGCAAGGAGGCAATAAGAATCATGACTAG
- the pyrE gene encoding orotate phosphoribosyltransferase: MTREKRIAEQLLSIDAVSLNPTDPFTWASGLKSPIYCDNRITMSYPAVRREIAQGLAEMITTHYPEVEVIAGTATAGIPHAAWVADLLDLPMVYIRSKAKDHGKGNQIEGRLSGNQKMVVIEDLISTGGSVIEAAQAATSEGAQVLGVAAIFSYELPQGKYNFTENKIKLTTLTNYSSLIEIALEKGIIDESERDLLKEWKKDPVNWLNK; the protein is encoded by the coding sequence ATGACTAGAGAAAAACGTATTGCTGAACAACTACTATCGATTGATGCAGTAAGCTTAAATCCAACAGATCCTTTTACCTGGGCTAGTGGACTGAAAAGTCCGATTTATTGTGACAATCGTATTACGATGAGTTATCCAGCCGTAAGACGAGAAATAGCGCAAGGATTAGCTGAAATGATTACTACCCATTATCCAGAAGTAGAAGTCATTGCCGGAACAGCTACTGCAGGCATTCCACATGCTGCATGGGTAGCTGACTTGCTTGATTTACCAATGGTGTACATTCGTAGTAAGGCAAAAGATCACGGTAAAGGAAATCAAATCGAAGGTCGACTATCAGGGAATCAAAAAATGGTTGTAATCGAAGATTTGATTTCTACCGGTGGAAGTGTCATCGAAGCTGCACAAGCAGCAACTAGTGAAGGAGCTCAAGTTTTAGGAGTTGCAGCCATCTTTAGTTATGAACTGCCACAAGGAAAATATAATTTTACCGAGAACAAGATAAAATTAACGACACTGACTAACTATTCTTCTTTGATTGAAATAGCATTAGAAAAAGGAATCATTGATGAATCAGAAAGAGACCTTTTAAAAGAATGGAAAAAGGATCCAGTGAATTGGTTGAATAAGTAA
- a CDS encoding NFACT RNA binding domain-containing protein, translating into MSFDGIFTHAMVNELSEALKNGRVSKIHQPYPNEIIVVMRANGKNHKLLLSAHPSYARIQLTEIPYENPSSPSNFCMIMRKHLEGAILEDIQQVSNDRVIHFRFKSRDEIGDVQNVILIVELMGRHSNILLIEQDTQRILDTIKHVPTSQNSYRFIMPGATYQSPPHQDKLNPFETSSSELTELLTSFEDPNSPYENRLQHVYQGIGADTAKELFYRSENNVENLSVLFDSFIDTVRSGTISPTLTIGSKKEFFTPLPYLSIEGEHVGYPTLSELLDKYYESKADRDRVKQQGSDLIHLIQTELQRNKKKMKKLKNTLDETELADDYRVRGELLTAYLYTMTKGQKEVTLTNFYDEENPMTIPLDTRKTPSQNAQKYFSKYQKLKNAIAYVNEQMRLTKEEIDYLESVSTQLELATPKDIADIKEELVQQGYMKKKKSKKKQKQAKLSQPDLYRSSDGTPILVGKNNLQNDQLTLKTARKSDVWLHTKNIPGSHVIIQSANPSEETILEAANIAAYFSKSQLSASVPVDYVDVKKIRKPNGAKPGFVIYEGQRTVYVTPDKELVNRLKV; encoded by the coding sequence ATGTCATTTGATGGTATTTTTACCCATGCGATGGTAAATGAGTTAAGCGAAGCATTAAAAAACGGACGAGTTTCAAAAATCCATCAACCTTATCCAAACGAAATAATTGTTGTTATGCGAGCAAATGGGAAAAATCACAAATTACTCTTATCAGCTCACCCAAGCTATGCGCGTATTCAACTAACAGAGATTCCTTATGAGAATCCTAGCTCTCCTTCAAATTTTTGTATGATTATGAGAAAACATCTTGAAGGTGCAATCCTAGAAGATATTCAACAAGTAAGCAATGACCGTGTCATTCATTTCAGGTTCAAGAGCCGTGATGAAATTGGCGATGTTCAAAATGTTATCTTGATTGTAGAATTGATGGGCCGGCACAGTAATATTCTTCTAATAGAGCAAGATACACAGCGTATATTAGATACGATTAAACATGTACCAACGAGTCAAAATTCATATCGTTTTATTATGCCTGGTGCTACTTACCAATCTCCACCTCACCAAGATAAGTTGAATCCATTTGAAACAAGCAGTTCTGAATTAACTGAATTATTGACTTCTTTTGAAGATCCTAATTCGCCGTATGAAAACAGATTGCAGCATGTTTACCAAGGGATTGGTGCGGATACGGCTAAAGAACTCTTTTACCGTAGTGAAAATAATGTGGAAAATTTATCAGTTTTATTTGATTCATTTATTGATACTGTGCGCAGTGGAACCATCTCTCCGACCTTAACAATCGGTTCTAAAAAAGAATTCTTCACTCCGCTTCCTTATTTAAGTATCGAAGGAGAACATGTGGGTTATCCTACATTGAGTGAACTGTTAGATAAGTATTATGAGAGCAAAGCGGACAGAGACCGGGTTAAACAACAAGGTTCTGATCTTATTCATTTGATTCAAACGGAGCTTCAACGCAATAAGAAAAAGATGAAAAAACTCAAAAACACATTGGACGAAACCGAACTGGCCGATGATTACAGAGTTCGAGGCGAATTGCTAACAGCTTACCTTTATACAATGACTAAAGGACAAAAAGAAGTCACCTTAACCAATTTTTATGATGAGGAAAACCCAATGACTATTCCTCTTGACACTAGAAAAACACCTTCTCAAAATGCCCAAAAATATTTTTCGAAATACCAAAAATTAAAAAATGCTATTGCCTATGTCAATGAGCAGATGCGCTTAACTAAAGAAGAAATCGATTATTTGGAGTCTGTCTCAACACAACTAGAATTAGCTACTCCAAAAGATATTGCGGACATTAAAGAAGAATTGGTCCAACAAGGCTATATGAAGAAAAAGAAATCCAAGAAAAAACAAAAACAAGCTAAATTAAGTCAACCGGATCTTTACCGTTCTTCCGATGGCACACCAATTTTAGTAGGAAAAAATAATTTGCAAAATGATCAATTAACCCTTAAAACTGCACGGAAATCAGATGTTTGGTTGCACACAAAAAACATTCCCGGTTCGCATGTGATTATTCAGTCTGCTAATCCTAGCGAAGAAACAATTTTAGAAGCGGCTAATATTGCTGCTTACTTCTCAAAATCGCAGCTGTCTGCATCTGTTCCGGTAGATTATGTCGACGTGAAAAAAATTCGGAAACCGAATGGAGCAAAACCTGGATTTGTGATTTATGAAGGTCAACGTACAGTCTATGTTACCCCAGATAAAGAGTTAGTTAATCGCTTAAAAGTATAA
- a CDS encoding carbonic anhydrase family protein, producing the protein MEWNYQGDRGPDNWKTICSAFYQAETESLQSPIALDDNQTNLTSSQHSLRFDYNRTLFESSFFNHTVHLSPKTNEKVNFVTFNHKKYFLEDLHFHLPSEHEINQESFPLEFHLVHRSVKNDLLVVGVTVLPSERPMNTVLAVIDEKALHPRIAERGLTVPIELKRLLPEKKQFYHYTGSLTTPPTSGPVEWIVFRHQTYMRQGLLQAFKRNVGKTNRPLQPRSGRPIYLSDC; encoded by the coding sequence ATGGAATGGAATTACCAAGGAGATAGAGGTCCAGACAATTGGAAAACCATTTGTTCGGCCTTTTATCAAGCAGAAACAGAAAGTTTGCAATCGCCAATCGCATTAGATGATAATCAAACAAACTTAACGAGCTCACAGCATTCACTGAGATTTGATTACAATAGAACGTTATTTGAATCGTCGTTTTTTAACCATACGGTTCATTTATCGCCAAAAACAAATGAAAAAGTAAACTTTGTTACCTTTAACCATAAAAAATATTTTTTAGAAGATTTACATTTCCATTTACCGAGTGAGCATGAAATCAATCAAGAATCTTTTCCATTAGAATTTCATTTGGTGCACCGTTCTGTGAAAAATGATCTTCTCGTTGTAGGAGTCACTGTACTGCCTTCAGAACGCCCGATGAATACTGTATTAGCAGTAATAGATGAGAAGGCTTTGCATCCGCGTATCGCAGAAAGAGGTTTGACCGTTCCAATCGAATTAAAACGTCTGTTGCCAGAAAAAAAACAGTTTTACCATTATACTGGATCATTAACTACGCCTCCAACGTCAGGTCCAGTAGAGTGGATCGTATTCCGGCACCAAACATATATGAGACAAGGTTTACTTCAAGCCTTTAAACGAAATGTTGGGAAAACAAATAGACCACTACAACCTAGATCAGGCCGACCAATTTACTTATCAGATTGTTAA
- the trpX gene encoding tryptophan ABC transporter substrate-binding protein has translation MKKMFGFIICLVALLTVAFFTTKTETVTKKEKPMVGILQLTSHPALDLIYKGIVDELNDAGYIDGETMTLDFQNAQGDQSNLNSMSTRFVSRGADVMVGIATPSAQALANSSQDIPIVLGAVTDPEGSGLVKSNEAPGGNITGVSDLTPIKEQFSLIKEILPEAQTIGILYSSSEDNSIVQADQAIEIAEEMGLDTQVMTVSSTNDVAQVASTLAAQVDAIWVPTDNTIASAMNTLVSAADSNLIPVFPAVDTMVEEGGLATVGLDQYELGRLTGEMVVAILNGDADPSTTPIRYLDQGNIIINEEKAEQLGITIPTQVLEKAKE, from the coding sequence ATGAAAAAAATGTTTGGCTTCATTATATGTTTAGTAGCACTTTTAACTGTTGCCTTTTTTACTACTAAAACTGAGACAGTTACAAAAAAGGAAAAACCGATGGTTGGTATTCTACAACTGACAAGTCATCCAGCTCTTGACCTCATTTATAAAGGAATTGTAGATGAGCTAAATGATGCGGGTTATATTGACGGGGAAACAATGACATTGGATTTTCAAAATGCTCAAGGGGACCAAAGCAACTTAAATTCGATGAGTACTCGATTTGTTAGTAGAGGAGCTGATGTGATGGTCGGTATAGCAACTCCTTCAGCTCAAGCATTAGCGAACAGCTCTCAAGATATTCCTATCGTATTAGGTGCTGTTACAGATCCTGAGGGGTCTGGATTAGTTAAAAGCAATGAAGCTCCTGGTGGGAATATTACGGGGGTGAGTGACTTAACACCCATTAAAGAACAATTTTCTTTGATCAAAGAAATTTTACCAGAAGCTCAAACAATCGGTATTTTATATTCATCAAGTGAAGACAATTCCATTGTACAAGCTGATCAAGCCATTGAGATTGCTGAAGAAATGGGATTGGATACTCAAGTCATGACGGTTTCTTCAACGAACGATGTTGCTCAGGTAGCATCTACCTTAGCTGCACAAGTTGACGCTATATGGGTACCTACCGATAATACGATAGCTAGTGCAATGAACACATTAGTGTCCGCTGCAGATTCAAATCTGATCCCAGTTTTTCCAGCTGTAGATACTATGGTAGAAGAAGGCGGTTTAGCAACTGTTGGATTAGATCAATACGAATTAGGTCGTTTGACCGGTGAAATGGTAGTAGCTATTTTAAATGGTGATGCAGATCCTTCAACGACTCCTATTCGCTATCTCGATCAAGGGAATATCATTATCAATGAAGAAAAAGCTGAACAGCTTGGTATTACTATTCCAACTCAGGTATTGGAAAAAGCTAAAGAATAG
- a CDS encoding ABC transporter permease: MDLIVTATAQGLLWGMMALGIFITYRILDLPDMTAEGSFPLGAAVCAQLIISGVHPLTATAIAFVIGALAGAVTGFLITKAHIPGLLAGILTMTGLYSINLRIMQRANLSLLGEARLTDFFTRFNLPSQFDTIFLGIILVCIVITLLVLFFKTELGQAVIATGDNEKMARSLGISTNQTKILGLMLSNGLVSAAGALIAQDNGYADISMGIGTIVIGLASVIIGEVIFGNLSFVNRLICVILGAIIYRFIIMFVLLVGLQPNDLKLISAVILAFCLALPSIRAKYNLNFFQKKELL; the protein is encoded by the coding sequence ATGGATTTAATTGTTACAGCAACAGCACAAGGATTATTGTGGGGCATGATGGCTTTAGGCATATTTATTACTTATCGTATTTTAGATTTACCAGATATGACAGCAGAGGGTTCCTTTCCTTTAGGAGCTGCAGTATGTGCTCAACTGATTATTTCAGGCGTTCATCCTTTAACTGCAACCGCCATTGCCTTCGTCATAGGAGCTTTGGCTGGTGCAGTTACCGGGTTTCTTATTACAAAAGCTCATATTCCTGGATTATTAGCAGGAATTTTAACGATGACTGGTTTATATTCTATTAATTTGCGTATTATGCAACGAGCTAACTTGAGTTTACTTGGAGAGGCTAGATTAACGGATTTCTTTACTAGATTTAATCTACCTAGCCAATTTGATACGATTTTCTTAGGAATCATTCTTGTTTGTATCGTGATTACATTATTGGTCTTATTTTTCAAAACAGAATTGGGTCAAGCTGTTATTGCAACCGGTGATAATGAAAAAATGGCACGTTCATTAGGAATTTCTACCAATCAAACTAAAATACTCGGACTTATGCTTTCAAATGGACTGGTTTCCGCTGCAGGAGCACTTATTGCTCAAGACAATGGCTATGCTGATATCAGTATGGGTATTGGGACTATCGTTATCGGTCTAGCATCAGTTATTATTGGTGAAGTGATCTTTGGAAACTTATCTTTTGTTAACCGTCTGATTTGTGTCATTTTAGGAGCGATTATTTATCGTTTTATCATCATGTTCGTCTTACTGGTCGGATTACAGCCAAATGATTTGAAACTTATTTCAGCAGTCATTTTAGCTTTCTGTTTAGCATTACCAAGTATACGTGCAAAATATAATTTGAATTTCTTCCAAAAAAAGGAGTTGTTGTAA
- a CDS encoding ABC transporter ATP-binding protein produces the protein MTTSTPVLSLKGLTKQFNKGTPNQNTVLNDLTLEVKKGDFITIIGGNGAGKSTLLNSIAGNFMIDKGSILLGEKDLTPLKEEKRAGSIGRVFQDPVMGTAPRMTVGENLAIAYRRGKKRSLRKGTSDKEREYFKQVLAELGLGLENRLDSEMGLLSGGQRQSIALLMATMNKPELLLLDEHTAALDPKTAKVVLELTKRRIEQEELTALMITHNMNDALKYGNRLIMLDGGKVIVDLSGEEKKNLTVPDVLVLFQTATDSNSQLSDELLLSR, from the coding sequence ATGACTACTAGTACACCAGTTTTATCATTAAAAGGACTAACGAAACAATTCAATAAAGGAACGCCAAATCAAAATACCGTATTAAATGATTTAACCTTAGAAGTAAAAAAAGGTGATTTCATTACGATTATTGGTGGAAACGGAGCTGGGAAATCGACATTGCTAAACAGCATTGCTGGCAATTTTATGATCGATAAAGGTTCTATCCTGTTGGGAGAGAAAGATTTAACTCCTTTGAAAGAAGAAAAACGTGCGGGATCAATTGGTCGTGTCTTTCAAGACCCAGTTATGGGAACCGCTCCTCGAATGACTGTAGGTGAAAATTTAGCTATTGCCTATCGTAGAGGAAAGAAACGTTCTCTTCGAAAAGGAACATCGGATAAAGAGCGGGAGTACTTTAAACAGGTCTTAGCTGAATTAGGCTTAGGTTTAGAAAACCGTTTGGATAGCGAAATGGGATTGTTGTCTGGTGGTCAACGTCAATCTATTGCACTGTTAATGGCAACGATGAATAAACCAGAACTTTTATTATTAGATGAGCATACAGCAGCGTTAGATCCTAAAACAGCAAAAGTCGTTTTAGAACTGACTAAAAGACGAATTGAACAAGAAGAGTTGACAGCTCTGATGATCACACATAATATGAACGATGCGTTAAAATATGGCAATCGATTGATCATGCTCGATGGTGGAAAAGTGATTGTTGATTTATCTGGAGAAGAAAAGAAGAACTTAACAGTTCCAGATGTACTGGTTCTTTTTCAAACAGCCACAGACTCTAACAGTCAATTATCGGATGAGCTTTTATTAAGTCGTTAA